A region of the Portunus trituberculatus isolate SZX2019 chromosome 21, ASM1759143v1, whole genome shotgun sequence genome:
AGAGAGGTGAGTTGTGTGTTTCcgggagtgagtgagaagaggaagtgaggtaaagagagagagagagagagagagagagagagagagagagagagagagagagagagagagagagagagagagagagagagagagagagagagagagagaacgtccaAATTATACCTCTTAGTTCGGTCATTAAGTGCAATTTCGGGATAAAACCTGTCTTACCTCGTGGTTAGCAAGTGTTgagctctctttctttctctctctctctctctctctctctctctctctctctctctctctctctctctctgtattcttcATTTAGCAACACATCGTAACTCAAGCAGCATTACCGCCGCCTGAAGACAGACAACAATAAAGCGAAGGCAACAGTGCGTGTGTCAGATTCAAGACGATCCGGAAACAGTAATGAAGTTGCTTGCGTGAAACTGAAACGCCCTAAACCTCAAAGCGAAAAGGTAATAATAAATTCTACTCAGTGGCATCGTAACTCACGAGGCAGGTTCTCGCGGGCTTGGGGCGGTGGGGGGGAGGGTGCGGTGTGTATGGACGTGTGTAGTATTTCCAGTATTTCCGTGAAGGCATCAGACGTTGTTATTACACAGCCAGTGCCactgtgatggaaaaaaaaatgcttttggACAGCGGATGAATGAATGACCTTCGGCACTTACCTCAAACAcccaaagaaagaaggatacaTTTTCTTTCGTACTTCTGCAAAgccaaaaaagaacaaaaataaagaaaaagaaaacagagagagagagagagagagagagagagagagagagagagagagagagagagagagaatggatagattgctatatagatagatacgtaGATATCAGATCTGTACGAGATAAAtcgatagatcgatagataggaAGATAAGTAGGTAGGCAGGCGGGTAGGCAAGTCGGTAGACAAATGGCTGGATATTAGCAAGACATATCACCTTACTTCATCTCTTATTTGTATGATTGACACCacctgtcatcatcattatcatcatcagcagcagcaccagcatttCCTCAGCAGAGCGAGGGTTGTGTGGCGGGGTCGTGTGGGGAAGGTAGTGTCGGGGATCGGGGAAACAACTGGAGGTGttgtgttgcagcagcagcagcaacaggagtagcagcagtagaggggatggagggaagcaCTGCTGAGGGGGACGTGTTGCAAAACGACTCCTTCGACGCCACCGGCAAGGAAAGTGACGGCGTGATGGCGCCCGACGCGGCGCATCCGGTCCGTGCAGTGTTGTTTGGTGGAACAGGTGATGGTGGACGCCGCCATgcgggtggggaggaaggcGCCCAGACATTGCGGGAGCCTTGCCCCCAAGACGTGTGGAGGTCCTATCGGCGGGCGCTGAGCGGTGTTGAGCTGTGCTGAGCGGAGCGAGTCAGGAGCGGACACGGTGGCCGGCCAGCCGATCATTATGTTATTATTCTTGGCCAGCCTGCGAGGTGCACGCCAGCGTTGCCACGTCTCACAACGTATAATTCTCATTGCCACATATCTCTTGAAGTTAGTAGAACTCTAATCATCTATGAAAAATATCTATAATTTCCTAAATTGCAAATTGAATTTTAGATATTGTGTTTATCTTGTGTTGAAATCGTGGTAATTTCCACGCGATGTTGAGTTCGAGCCTCGCGCTCCGAGACGTCCACTGAATCCACACAGGGCGAAGAGTGGCGGCCAGCGGTGCCGCGGCCCCGGGCGAAGCCCCGCACTGCCCCCTGCCCTCCGCGACCCGCAGGGCCAGGGCGATGGATGCCGGGCGAGGGGCGCGCAGCCCCCCCGCCGGGCAAGAACGGTGCAGGTGAGGCCAAGACACGTCACTTTAATCCCTCGTCTGCTGCAGCACACCCCCCACCCTCCAACCGTTACACGCTGCCCTTCCACCCCTCACTCTCCACCCGTCACACGCTGCCATCCCTCACCCTCCACCTTTCACATGCTGCCCCTCCACACCTCACCCTCCACCCGTcacacgctgctcctccaccccttACCCTCCACCTGTCACACGCTgccccttcaccctctccctccaacCTTTACCCTCCATCAATCCACACGCTCCCCCAGTTGTCCATCCAGCCGTCTTTCCTGCCCCAGCGCTCTTTCcccatccctttctttccctctgccATCACTCTCCCCGCCCGCCTCCCTGTTATGGCTCTCCCTCCTAATATTGAGGTTAAAAGTCTATAATTTTCCTTGTTGTCTTATATATGCTtattattccattatttttaaaCCTCTTATTAAGttccataagagagagagagagagagagagagagagagagagagagagagagagagagagagagagagagagagagagagttatgggaAGGCAGGAAGGTTCGCAATAGCctaggaaggagaggaacagggaaaggaaggagagaaatcgGACGGAGctgaaggaaagggatgaagatgaaggagctgGGAAGatggtcgaggaggaggaggaagagtaggaggagcacGTCGCAGCAGTCGGGCGCGGGTTGTGTCGGGCTAAGAGTGGGTTAGGGGCGGGTGTTAAGATGGGGCGCGACAGGATCTGTTCACGTGTGGCGGTCTATTACTGTGTTAAAGTTGTCAAATATATCAGACGGCGGGAGGCAGGGATGGGAAGGTGAGAGCTGGCCCCGCACTGCTAGCAACTTCAATTACGGTAATGGGAGGCGTCGGATGATTTATACATTTTGGCTATTTAGATAAGTTTGCCCGATAAGAGCGGTGGCGGCCGAGGAAGAAAACTTAGGTTGCACAAAATTGCTGCAAGATACCCACGTCCTGCGCTCCCTTGCCTGCTTCCTGCCTACCTCACCTACTCGCCTGCCTGtctcctgcctcctgcctcttgcctgctgctgctctgcCTGTCCGTCCATACCTGCTTGCTTGCCTGTCTGTGTTCGTACGTAGATTGTGCAacgggactgtgtgtgtgtgtgtgtgtgtgtgtgtgtgtgtgtgtgtgtgtgtgtgtgtgtgtgtgtgtgtgtgtgtgtggggtaggTGGGTGAGGCAGTGATGTTTCTATACAGTCTAATtaaaatatactctctctctctctctctctctctctctctctctctctctctctctctctctctctctctctctctctctctctctctctctctctctctctctctctctcaggcctacCTGCACCTCAACCTCGCCGGCCTTGGGGTTCAGTAGACTGGC
Encoded here:
- the LOC123507274 gene encoding vegetative cell wall protein gp1-like, giving the protein MEGSTAEGDVLQNDSFDATGKESDGVMAPDAAHPVRAVLFGGTGDGGRRHAGGEEGAQTLREPCPQDVWRSYRRALSVRASRSETSTESTQGEEWRPAVPRPRAKPRTAPCPPRPAGPGRWMPGEGRAAPPPGKNGAGEAKTRHFNPSSAAAHPPPSNRYTLPFHPSLSTRHTLPSLTLHLSHAAPPHLTLHPSHAAPPPLTLHLSHAAPSPSPSNLYPPSIHTLPQLSIQPSFLPQRSFPIPFFPSAITLPARLPVMALPPNIEVKSL